A region from the Desulfurella sp. genome encodes:
- a CDS encoding LUD domain-containing protein → MDTVDRFIYYSELVGNTNTIKSKAELESLLDSNEEFEYVNLSSFNKLKEIIVNEKGIKKSIVEADLAIAETGTIVINNKNELLRRATSLSEELCIVIPKSKIVDTIEDTENFMHSLTEEESAYITFITGASRTADIELILAMGVHGPLKVNVFIILDM, encoded by the coding sequence CAATACAAATACAATCAAAAGTAAAGCTGAGTTGGAAAGTTTGTTAGACTCAAATGAAGAATTCGAATACGTTAATCTATCTAGCTTTAATAAATTAAAAGAGATTATTGTTAATGAAAAGGGTATTAAAAAATCAATAGTTGAAGCAGATCTAGCTATAGCTGAAACAGGCACTATTGTAATCAATAACAAAAATGAACTGTTAAGAAGGGCTACGTCTCTATCTGAAGAATTGTGTATAGTTATTCCAAAATCGAAAATTGTAGATACGATAGAAGATACAGAAAATTTTATGCACTCGCTAACAGAAGAAGAGTCAGCTTATATAACTTTTATCACCGGTGCAAGTAGAACCGCTGATATAGAACTTATATTGGCTATGGGTGTTCACGGTCCCTTAAAAGTAAACGTTTTTATTATATTAGATATGTAG
- a CDS encoding LUD domain-containing protein, whose protein sequence is MDFKYDLKKNIKTALDDSTLRNNLKTFSYNIKNAYKKVYKNLDFDHLRKEVNQIKDFTRKERLELFLEFKNNVEKEGSFVYQAKNAADACIYITSVCKSNNADYVVKTKSMTAEEIQLNKYLEQNGVHPIETDLGEWILQLANERPSHMVAPAIHKNRRQVAELFRKYTGENIDDNDIEKMVKIARK, encoded by the coding sequence ATGGATTTTAAATACGATTTAAAGAAAAACATTAAAACAGCCCTGGACGATTCAACCCTTCGCAATAATCTAAAAACATTTTCATACAACATAAAAAACGCTTATAAAAAAGTTTATAAAAATTTAGATTTTGATCACTTAAGAAAAGAAGTAAATCAAATAAAAGATTTTACCAGAAAAGAGAGACTCGAACTTTTTCTTGAATTTAAAAATAATGTAGAAAAAGAAGGTTCTTTTGTATACCAGGCAAAGAATGCAGCTGATGCCTGTATTTATATAACTTCTGTTTGCAAATCAAATAACGCCGACTATGTAGTAAAAACAAAATCAATGACTGCTGAAGAAATACAATTAAATAAGTACTTAGAACAAAATGGTGTTCATCCTATAGAAACCGATCTTGGCGAATGGATACTTCAGCTTGCCAATGAAAGACCATCTCATATGGTAGCTCCCGCTATTCATAAAAACAGAAGACAAGTGGCTGAATTGTTTCGCAAATACACAGGTGAAAATATCGATGACAATGACATAGAAAAGATGGTAAAAATCGCCAGAAAA